The sequence below is a genomic window from Perca fluviatilis chromosome 13, GENO_Pfluv_1.0, whole genome shotgun sequence.
TATTCCAGATATATGTATCCACACAGTGAAAAGCAGGACCAAAACAGAGTGTGACAATTAGTTTTTACTCCAATCTTTAAGCCAAGAAGGTGATAAAATGCTAATGTGTCCTGTCGTGGATGCAATCGTCTGCTTTTTCCTGACAAGTGCTTAATTATGCATTATATTACAACAGGCAAAAAAGACTTAGACAGTAAACCTCTGTACAGGAATGCTACCTAATTCTACCTCTGGGAGGCGATCTCACACAAGCCAAATATGTACAATCAAGCCAATGTACACCATTTCATCCTGAGGCGCCTTAATAAGAGAAAAACTATAGCTTAGAAAAATACTCCAGAATAAAGCTATCATAAGAAATGGGGAGctacacattttttttgcattaataTGTAAGAAGGCCATTACAGGCTAAGGCTTTTGGAGAAGacttaacacacacaacactctgATAGTTGACTTGTACGTCTCTCAGTAATGCCAGTCCTTGCTGGGAGTTGTCCTTTTACTTGCTTGTAGTCGTTGCTTGTTCCTCTGGCACGAGCCTGGTTCAATGCTCTTTCAAAACAGTGTTTCAATTGTGTCTGCTGTCACTCTTGTAGCTGAAGGGGGGAAGACAAGAAAAGGATAGACATGATGGCATCAGCATAATCAGCATAATACAGTTACAGGAACACATGTAATGAGTGTTCTGTAATCTAATTCAGTCACTGAGACATGATCATGAGCTTCAGGTTAAGGCTGATTGAAGCACATGCTTGCACATTTGACTGGAAAAAGCTAAGGGCAAAGCCTGCAGCATTTGTATTGGGTTAGTGTAAGGAGAAGGGGGGCTTGTGTGTGCAGTTCTGGAGAGCAGAACATATGCTGTTTAAGGCAATGTGAAACTGCTTAGCTGTTCAACATCATGGAAATGCTTGGATTTGCATTCTGTGTCTTCATGACATGAGTGTGGCACGTTTGCTATTGATTTATGTTAGCAATGAATCAGCACAGAGTTTACACGCTCAGCAGCAGTACACTGATGAAGGCAGTCTTTCATGACTTGCGCAAATGACAGAAAATCATGGTTACAAAGAATGTTGCGGCTCTTACTTGTTGTCTCAGAAGGTATTATTCCACTCATATGATGCACTCCTGCTATTGCTCCGTTTCCTTCAACACTCAAGTCCATCTTTGCTGAACAAGCAGGAAGATGCTGTGAAGCGCTGATGCTCCCGTGGGCGGGTTTCTTTGCGACTGGAGGAGGAACTCTGTCCAACTTCCCCCCACCGTTGGAGAAAGCGGGGGCCTTCGATTTGTCGGACGCCTGCATGAGCTCGGCCGCCAAGCTTTGCTTCAGACTTGCCTGAGCTTCGGTGGAGGAGGCGGCTGGAGTCTTGTCTATGACAACCGTTTTTGTGCTCCTCGAGAAGATAAAGCTGGCGGTAGAGGCCGGGGACTTGTGCATGTCACGTCCCTCAGGGGATTTCAGGGACAGAGCCCCTTGTTCACCGACAGAGCTGTAAGTGGACGATCTCACACCCAGTCGGGATGGAAGAGCATCTCTTGAAGACATGGCTGCCGTTTTCATACGTATGGCTTCCTGTAAGCGCATGGAAGGATTGTTTATCACCACAGAGGATGTCTTTACTGTCTGCGGGGGAGATTTTAGTGACAGGGACTTGCGGATGGGCTTCTGTGGAGTGTTTTGAGGTCCTGGGATTGAAACTGGGCAATTCTCCTGATCTGAAGCACCCTGGTTCGTTGACTTGTCCTCCGATGGAGCTTTCACCTGATCTTCAGTCATGTTGACTGATCTGAGACGAACCATCTGAAGCAGGGAGGGGGTGACTAGAGGTATGTTGGCATCCTCTTTGGGAATGGGTGCACTTTTGTGGCGGGAAAGGAGCTCCTTGCTCCTAGCCTCTCGGTTTTGCACACTGGGCTGCCTTCGGAAATGAACACCAGGAATTAAATTCTCTGCTGGTAAAGGTGGTGCTACTGGGACAGGAATTGGAGGTTGGGCACTGACGGGATGTTCGGAGGGAGGCTGATCTTCAATTTTCAGAGAGTCTCGCTTCCGGAAACTGCTGGGAGGAACTAAAGCAGAGACTGATACTGGGTTCTCTGCTCCTGCAATGGGTGGCAAAGAGGGTGAATTCACTGGGGGAGGTGGGACACTGTCTGAAACAGCTAAAAAATGTTCCACTGGTCTGCAATAAATCTCATCAGCAGTGTCAGCTTTTGAAACTTGCACGGCAACCTCTGGTTTGGTGTCAATAACCGTTTGTGGAACAGCAGGGGACACATCTGGAATTTGTCCATGTACAGATGTGCCAGCTTCACTCGAATCCTCAATTGTCTCTCCGACTTCCTCCGTGGGTCTTCTTGGGACATCCAGCTCTGTGAGACAACTGTCCGTCACGTTTGCCACACTGTCTGTCACAAAGGGTGGAGGAGGTAGAGGAAAGTCAACCTCGTCTCCTCCAAACACCAAGTCCTCTTCCATAGGAGGCGGAGGAGGGGGCCAACAAGACTCTGCGACATGGACCTCCTCCTGTAGCCTCTGTAATTCATCTGGTGGCGCAGACACCGAAGAAGGAGGCGTCTTTCTTGGCAGAGGAGGTGTAGGGTGGTATGCAGGCGGAGGGGTAGGTGGTGGCGAGGCCTTACTCATTTTGGGGACCTCTACAGAAAGCGTCTGCATGGATGTGACCTCACTTTTGTCCATGTCGTGATCACTCTTATGAACTAAAATTACAACCCCGTGCTGTGAGAAGGCTGTATGGTTCTCAACAGGTAAGTGACCTTCTGTCGTGGCGCTGCTACTCATTTGTGTTTGCTGTCTGTCCACTGAGTGTTCTGTTGACACCAGTTCCTCTCTGTGCAGTACTGCCATGGGTTTCTTCATGACAGGAGGAGGATCTTTCTTTGGACTCTCAGGGTCCTTCACCACAGGGCTACTACTCTGCTCTTGTTTCTGAACGCCTGCACTTGCTTCCATGCTCTCTCGTTCGGTACTTGGAAATTCCCTATTCTCCGTCTCCTTGTGAACACCTTCGGGACCTGTTTCTAACAAAGTCTCAGGCTTTGCTTTGCTTTCTGACAATTCTAAGACAGATTTGTCTATAGCTGATTGTTTTTCAACTACAACGTGCATCTCCTTGATGTCTTCCGTCTGGGTTCCTGCTTGTTTCACTGTGCTGTCTTGTATCTGTGCTGGTTTCTGGGTTACTGTGCTGACATTAGGGCAAGGTCCACACAGGAGCTGAAAGGTGCGTCTGTTGTGAGCCCATGTCTCCGGAGGAGGAGGACACGGCGCTTTGACTTTGGGAGGTGGTGGGATGTTCAACAGCTTCCTGACTTCAACCCCCAGAGTCGAAGAATTGTTATCCGGAGTGAGTTCTTTTGCAGCAACGGTGGGTGGAGATCCCTGAGGAGGCAGACTGGGGCTACATGTGGAGACTTCTGGATTGACAGACTCAGATGTGCCAGATGATAGGGAGGTAAGCGAGGAGGAAGGGGAAGCTGCCGAGGATGAGGCTCGAGACACCGATCTCTCTGGTTTGACaggtttcttcttctgtttgtcAGGAGAGGTTGGGGAGATCCCTTTTGGGGAGAGTGTCGGAGTGCCGCTCTGACTGGAGTAGCCACTGGAAGGGGACATGGTCCGTTCAAATTTCCCCCCTTCTGAGGGAGTTCTCTGGGGGGAGGAGCTGCTGGATTCTGCCTCTGTTGCTCCTCCTGCCTCAGTAGAAGACGCCTGTGTGGGGCTCAAAGGACTGGAGGAAGCATCTACACAGCTGGACCCCGTGGGGTTTGGTACAAAGGTGGGGATCCTACTGGTATCTGCAGGAACTGATTTGATCTCATCCGTTGctacaatattttctgtggcattCGCCACATCTCCAGACACAGAGTCGTCGATATCCACCAGAACCCTGGAGTTGCTCCTGATCTTATTACTATGCAGAGAGTTGGTTCTCCGTGGAGGGGCCGGGGGCTGCTTGGTCTTCATAACCGACAGACTGCGAGTGAAATTCTGTCTGGTCTTTGCATCGTCCCCAGCAGCCACTGACCCTGATACATCAGACTCATGTTCTTGACCTGTAACAACATTTTCCcttttactgttgtagctgcTAATCATGCTGACTAAGCTACGGAGACTGACGAGGTCTTGGTCCCCACTAGACTGCTCTGTCTGGCTTTCCCGCCCATTCGGACCCACTCTCTGTGAGTTGCCACTACGTGTGCTACCCTTAGAGGATACAGGGGAGGAGTTTGAATTAATGGTCTTTGAAGACTGCGACTCGCTCCAGTTCGACCCCGAAGCCGATGTGGGCATCAGTGTGGAGTCGTTGTGGGAATTGCCAGTCTGGGAACCATCTCCATCTGATCTTCTGGACAAAAACGGGCTGACTGATAAGTCCCCGGATGCAAGGCTGCTTTTGCTTACAGTGCGAACGCTACCGCCATGGTTCACACTGCTGCCACGCGTCCGACTGCTGCTGCGGTCGATCTCTATGACATCAATCGAGGCTGGCAAGACAGCATTAGGGATGATCGTAGACAAGTAGGTGGCCTGAGGAGACATGGACATCACTGGACcctacaaaaaacaacaacacagaaataTGAATTTCACAGCTAGGTTTCCCAAATGCTCAACACAGAATAAGGTAAAATATAGATTATTGAATTGTATCCCTAACTAACTGATTTAATCCTTACCTGGGGTTCCTGGAGGAAGCTAAACACCGTTGAAGGACAGAAGGATGAGAAATTGGTCATGCCGGGTAGTGCAAGGGACTTGGGTCTCAGGGTTGAGGTGGGACAGGGATAGGAGGCAATGCCCTGGTGGTTTAAAGGCTGCTCATCTTGGTACATTTCCTGGAGGTGTTTCCTCAGCAGCTGTTCATCCCCAGAGGCCTGTTCAGGAGTGGAAAAAGGACAATTTGAAGTGATAAAAACAACCTGTAATGTTTATTAAAACCattctgaaaataaatgtatactttCTGGAGAACAGTTTACCTCCAGGTCGGAAAGGTGCACCCTTGCTCCCTCCTTATTCGCTACTGGAGACCCTCCATCAACCATAGGAATGATAACAACACCTGATTGGCTGTTAGTGACATTTCCGTCGTGATTAGAGGAAGATACGAGCTGCTGGAAGGTTGAGTTTCTGTGCAATGCTGGGAAGAGGGCAAATCACTGTCAATAACAAGTTTACCCCCAAGGATGCATGATGTCTACATGATGGTGTGGACATACCAAGCTCTTTTTGGACCTGGTTGGGAATACCCATGATGGTGGTCCTCCTACTCCTCTTCCTGCTCTTATCTAGTCTTTTCACTGGATTCAGAGGCTTGAATGTAGAACCTGAGAGACAGAGTTCAACTACTGTAACTGAATTTGAGGAGAGTTATTCTGCAATGAAAAAGCTGTGCTCAGGACAGGAGAAGAACTTACAACTACAATGCATCGAAACTAACAAAAGTATATTGGGGACCTGGCTTTTCTAGAGGATTTTAAAAAGGATGTTTGAAATATGGACCAGAATACcaattacattttctttgtccacacaagcaagcacacacactttGCCTTACAGCTGTGCAGTGCTGTCTTCAGATGCTTAGAACTTTTGAGTAATCGAAAAAAAAAgctccagctgtgtgtgtgtgtgtgtgtgtgtgtgtgtgtgtgtcaagttgCTTTTCCTTTGATTTCACGCCATAACTGCAGAGGCACCAAGCAGCTGGGAATGAGATGTGCATGCTAAATAAGTACACGCTTATGACTCGCCATAAAGCAGTAAACCCAGGAACAAAGCTGAAACTGCTTTCACAGGCACAAGAACTATGATTAGCTCCTACTTCCCTAAGATATAAGATATGGATGCTTCCTTTCAATCTCTCAGTCTctccttaaacacacacacacacacacacacacacacacacacacacacacacacacacaca
It includes:
- the kiaa1522 gene encoding uncharacterized protein KIAA1522 homolog isoform X1, with amino-acid sequence MSRRRSTGDLVPRDITEILAREARVQRGQKKQGSSLGQAFSWLKGSRRKKSLSNRLNQTGIGVTDAKLGLQDHEPAKAGPKGNEDQKRLTVHYRTSQHYQENVFIEGSRPQYLEDLHTEAQEGLKILQQEEHTNGVNFPDDESIASTDTLRPEQHISSKDRGGSPETSSTAGSTDTTVPSAVSTRPVLTRQGSTFKPLNPVKRLDKSRKRSRRTTIMGIPNQVQKELALHRNSTFQQLVSSSNHDGNVTNSQSGVVIIPMVDGGSPVANKEGARVHLSDLEASGDEQLLRKHLQEMYQDEQPLNHQGIASYPCPTSTLRPKSLALPGMTNFSSFCPSTVFSFLQEPQGPVMSMSPQATYLSTIIPNAVLPASIDVIEIDRSSSRTRGSSVNHGGSVRTVSKSSLASGDLSVSPFLSRRSDGDGSQTGNSHNDSTLMPTSASGSNWSESQSSKTINSNSSPVSSKGSTRSGNSQRVGPNGRESQTEQSSGDQDLVSLRSLVSMISSYNSKRENVVTGQEHESDVSGSVAAGDDAKTRQNFTRSLSVMKTKQPPAPPRRTNSLHSNKIRSNSRVLVDIDDSVSGDVANATENIVATDEIKSVPADTSRIPTFVPNPTGSSCVDASSSPLSPTQASSTEAGGATEAESSSSSPQRTPSEGGKFERTMSPSSGYSSQSGTPTLSPKGISPTSPDKQKKKPVKPERSVSRASSSAASPSSSLTSLSSGTSESVNPEVSTCSPSLPPQGSPPTVAAKELTPDNNSSTLGVEVRKLLNIPPPPKVKAPCPPPPETWAHNRRTFQLLCGPCPNVSTVTQKPAQIQDSTVKQAGTQTEDIKEMHVVVEKQSAIDKSVLELSESKAKPETLLETGPEGVHKETENREFPSTERESMEASAGVQKQEQSSSPVVKDPESPKKDPPPVMKKPMAVLHREELVSTEHSVDRQQTQMSSSATTEGHLPVENHTAFSQHGVVILVHKSDHDMDKSEVTSMQTLSVEVPKMSKASPPPTPPPAYHPTPPLPRKTPPSSVSAPPDELQRLQEEVHVAESCWPPPPPPMEEDLVFGGDEVDFPLPPPPFVTDSVANVTDSCLTELDVPRRPTEEVGETIEDSSEAGTSVHGQIPDVSPAVPQTVIDTKPEVAVQVSKADTADEIYCRPVEHFLAVSDSVPPPPVNSPSLPPIAGAENPVSVSALVPPSSFRKRDSLKIEDQPPSEHPVSAQPPIPVPVAPPLPAENLIPGVHFRRQPSVQNREARSKELLSRHKSAPIPKEDANIPLVTPSLLQMVRLRSVNMTEDQVKAPSEDKSTNQGASDQENCPVSIPGPQNTPQKPIRKSLSLKSPPQTVKTSSVVINNPSMRLQEAIRMKTAAMSSRDALPSRLGVRSSTYSSVGEQGALSLKSPEGRDMHKSPASTASFIFSRSTKTVVIDKTPAASSTEAQASLKQSLAAELMQASDKSKAPAFSNGGGKLDRVPPPVAKKPAHGSISASQHLPACSAKMDLSVEGNGAIAGVHHMSGIIPSETTTTRVTADTIETLF
- the kiaa1522 gene encoding uncharacterized protein KIAA1522 homolog isoform X2 — its product is MGNSVQRKKKVQTEKNFSAPPSPIPNREKPKGLWLFGHRDNLKTAGPKGNEDQKRLTVHYRTSQHYQENVFIEGSRPQYLEDLHTEAQEGLKILQQEEHTNGVNFPDDESIASTDTLRPEQHISSKDRGGSPETSSTAGSTDTTVPSAVSTRPVLTRQGSTFKPLNPVKRLDKSRKRSRRTTIMGIPNQVQKELALHRNSTFQQLVSSSNHDGNVTNSQSGVVIIPMVDGGSPVANKEGARVHLSDLEASGDEQLLRKHLQEMYQDEQPLNHQGIASYPCPTSTLRPKSLALPGMTNFSSFCPSTVFSFLQEPQGPVMSMSPQATYLSTIIPNAVLPASIDVIEIDRSSSRTRGSSVNHGGSVRTVSKSSLASGDLSVSPFLSRRSDGDGSQTGNSHNDSTLMPTSASGSNWSESQSSKTINSNSSPVSSKGSTRSGNSQRVGPNGRESQTEQSSGDQDLVSLRSLVSMISSYNSKRENVVTGQEHESDVSGSVAAGDDAKTRQNFTRSLSVMKTKQPPAPPRRTNSLHSNKIRSNSRVLVDIDDSVSGDVANATENIVATDEIKSVPADTSRIPTFVPNPTGSSCVDASSSPLSPTQASSTEAGGATEAESSSSSPQRTPSEGGKFERTMSPSSGYSSQSGTPTLSPKGISPTSPDKQKKKPVKPERSVSRASSSAASPSSSLTSLSSGTSESVNPEVSTCSPSLPPQGSPPTVAAKELTPDNNSSTLGVEVRKLLNIPPPPKVKAPCPPPPETWAHNRRTFQLLCGPCPNVSTVTQKPAQIQDSTVKQAGTQTEDIKEMHVVVEKQSAIDKSVLELSESKAKPETLLETGPEGVHKETENREFPSTERESMEASAGVQKQEQSSSPVVKDPESPKKDPPPVMKKPMAVLHREELVSTEHSVDRQQTQMSSSATTEGHLPVENHTAFSQHGVVILVHKSDHDMDKSEVTSMQTLSVEVPKMSKASPPPTPPPAYHPTPPLPRKTPPSSVSAPPDELQRLQEEVHVAESCWPPPPPPMEEDLVFGGDEVDFPLPPPPFVTDSVANVTDSCLTELDVPRRPTEEVGETIEDSSEAGTSVHGQIPDVSPAVPQTVIDTKPEVAVQVSKADTADEIYCRPVEHFLAVSDSVPPPPVNSPSLPPIAGAENPVSVSALVPPSSFRKRDSLKIEDQPPSEHPVSAQPPIPVPVAPPLPAENLIPGVHFRRQPSVQNREARSKELLSRHKSAPIPKEDANIPLVTPSLLQMVRLRSVNMTEDQVKAPSEDKSTNQGASDQENCPVSIPGPQNTPQKPIRKSLSLKSPPQTVKTSSVVINNPSMRLQEAIRMKTAAMSSRDALPSRLGVRSSTYSSVGEQGALSLKSPEGRDMHKSPASTASFIFSRSTKTVVIDKTPAASSTEAQASLKQSLAAELMQASDKSKAPAFSNGGGKLDRVPPPVAKKPAHGSISASQHLPACSAKMDLSVEGNGAIAGVHHMSGIIPSETTTTRVTADTIETLF
- the kiaa1522 gene encoding uncharacterized protein KIAA1522 homolog isoform X4 translates to MVVYWRKRLHSLLSVFKKKAGPKGNEDQKRLTVHYRTSQHYQENVFIEGSRPQYLEDLHTEAQEGLKILQQEEHTNGVNFPDDESIASTDTLRPEQHISSKDRGGSPETSSTAGSTDTTVPSAVSTRPVLTRQGSTFKPLNPVKRLDKSRKRSRRTTIMGIPNQVQKELALHRNSTFQQLVSSSNHDGNVTNSQSGVVIIPMVDGGSPVANKEGARVHLSDLEASGDEQLLRKHLQEMYQDEQPLNHQGIASYPCPTSTLRPKSLALPGMTNFSSFCPSTVFSFLQEPQGPVMSMSPQATYLSTIIPNAVLPASIDVIEIDRSSSRTRGSSVNHGGSVRTVSKSSLASGDLSVSPFLSRRSDGDGSQTGNSHNDSTLMPTSASGSNWSESQSSKTINSNSSPVSSKGSTRSGNSQRVGPNGRESQTEQSSGDQDLVSLRSLVSMISSYNSKRENVVTGQEHESDVSGSVAAGDDAKTRQNFTRSLSVMKTKQPPAPPRRTNSLHSNKIRSNSRVLVDIDDSVSGDVANATENIVATDEIKSVPADTSRIPTFVPNPTGSSCVDASSSPLSPTQASSTEAGGATEAESSSSSPQRTPSEGGKFERTMSPSSGYSSQSGTPTLSPKGISPTSPDKQKKKPVKPERSVSRASSSAASPSSSLTSLSSGTSESVNPEVSTCSPSLPPQGSPPTVAAKELTPDNNSSTLGVEVRKLLNIPPPPKVKAPCPPPPETWAHNRRTFQLLCGPCPNVSTVTQKPAQIQDSTVKQAGTQTEDIKEMHVVVEKQSAIDKSVLELSESKAKPETLLETGPEGVHKETENREFPSTERESMEASAGVQKQEQSSSPVVKDPESPKKDPPPVMKKPMAVLHREELVSTEHSVDRQQTQMSSSATTEGHLPVENHTAFSQHGVVILVHKSDHDMDKSEVTSMQTLSVEVPKMSKASPPPTPPPAYHPTPPLPRKTPPSSVSAPPDELQRLQEEVHVAESCWPPPPPPMEEDLVFGGDEVDFPLPPPPFVTDSVANVTDSCLTELDVPRRPTEEVGETIEDSSEAGTSVHGQIPDVSPAVPQTVIDTKPEVAVQVSKADTADEIYCRPVEHFLAVSDSVPPPPVNSPSLPPIAGAENPVSVSALVPPSSFRKRDSLKIEDQPPSEHPVSAQPPIPVPVAPPLPAENLIPGVHFRRQPSVQNREARSKELLSRHKSAPIPKEDANIPLVTPSLLQMVRLRSVNMTEDQVKAPSEDKSTNQGASDQENCPVSIPGPQNTPQKPIRKSLSLKSPPQTVKTSSVVINNPSMRLQEAIRMKTAAMSSRDALPSRLGVRSSTYSSVGEQGALSLKSPEGRDMHKSPASTASFIFSRSTKTVVIDKTPAASSTEAQASLKQSLAAELMQASDKSKAPAFSNGGGKLDRVPPPVAKKPAHGSISASQHLPACSAKMDLSVEGNGAIAGVHHMSGIIPSETTTTRVTADTIETLF
- the kiaa1522 gene encoding uncharacterized protein KIAA1522 homolog isoform X3, whose translation is MSRRRSTGDLVPRDITEILAREARVQRGQKKQGSSLGQAFSWLKGSRRKKSLSNRLNQTGIGVTDAKLGLQDHEPAKAGPKGNEDQKRLTVHYRTSQHYQENVFIEGSRPQYLEDLHTEAQEGLKILQQEEHTNGVNFPDDESIASTDTLRPEQHISSKDRGGSPETSSTAGSTDTTVPSAVSTRPVLTRQALHRNSTFQQLVSSSNHDGNVTNSQSGVVIIPMVDGGSPVANKEGARVHLSDLEASGDEQLLRKHLQEMYQDEQPLNHQGIASYPCPTSTLRPKSLALPGMTNFSSFCPSTVFSFLQEPQGPVMSMSPQATYLSTIIPNAVLPASIDVIEIDRSSSRTRGSSVNHGGSVRTVSKSSLASGDLSVSPFLSRRSDGDGSQTGNSHNDSTLMPTSASGSNWSESQSSKTINSNSSPVSSKGSTRSGNSQRVGPNGRESQTEQSSGDQDLVSLRSLVSMISSYNSKRENVVTGQEHESDVSGSVAAGDDAKTRQNFTRSLSVMKTKQPPAPPRRTNSLHSNKIRSNSRVLVDIDDSVSGDVANATENIVATDEIKSVPADTSRIPTFVPNPTGSSCVDASSSPLSPTQASSTEAGGATEAESSSSSPQRTPSEGGKFERTMSPSSGYSSQSGTPTLSPKGISPTSPDKQKKKPVKPERSVSRASSSAASPSSSLTSLSSGTSESVNPEVSTCSPSLPPQGSPPTVAAKELTPDNNSSTLGVEVRKLLNIPPPPKVKAPCPPPPETWAHNRRTFQLLCGPCPNVSTVTQKPAQIQDSTVKQAGTQTEDIKEMHVVVEKQSAIDKSVLELSESKAKPETLLETGPEGVHKETENREFPSTERESMEASAGVQKQEQSSSPVVKDPESPKKDPPPVMKKPMAVLHREELVSTEHSVDRQQTQMSSSATTEGHLPVENHTAFSQHGVVILVHKSDHDMDKSEVTSMQTLSVEVPKMSKASPPPTPPPAYHPTPPLPRKTPPSSVSAPPDELQRLQEEVHVAESCWPPPPPPMEEDLVFGGDEVDFPLPPPPFVTDSVANVTDSCLTELDVPRRPTEEVGETIEDSSEAGTSVHGQIPDVSPAVPQTVIDTKPEVAVQVSKADTADEIYCRPVEHFLAVSDSVPPPPVNSPSLPPIAGAENPVSVSALVPPSSFRKRDSLKIEDQPPSEHPVSAQPPIPVPVAPPLPAENLIPGVHFRRQPSVQNREARSKELLSRHKSAPIPKEDANIPLVTPSLLQMVRLRSVNMTEDQVKAPSEDKSTNQGASDQENCPVSIPGPQNTPQKPIRKSLSLKSPPQTVKTSSVVINNPSMRLQEAIRMKTAAMSSRDALPSRLGVRSSTYSSVGEQGALSLKSPEGRDMHKSPASTASFIFSRSTKTVVIDKTPAASSTEAQASLKQSLAAELMQASDKSKAPAFSNGGGKLDRVPPPVAKKPAHGSISASQHLPACSAKMDLSVEGNGAIAGVHHMSGIIPSETTTTRVTADTIETLF